A genomic stretch from Desulfurobacterium atlanticum includes:
- the fliD gene encoding flagellar filament capping protein FliD, with amino-acid sequence MAGELYLSNLAGNFDYQQILDQMYAVKSIKIQQYQVREQTLQAKVSALGKFNSLLSGFKSAVEPLFDDTIFDTKSVAVSDDSKISASISDETLVDSGTSFDVSVVQLPENDIWLSQSGVSSLDTAVATTGGTLQISYGGSVVATIDYDTDLGTDTPSTLQEIADAINSQQEDVKATVFFDGTNYRLLLSGNSTGADNTISITEIGGGDLLDVLQLGDNYTSSHVQTAQDAIIEIYGAQLTSPNGVFNDVVPGLSITAKDLTTTPVNVSVSNDYSKIKSALSSIVDAYNKIVDFISQNTGKGGVLAGDTTLSTIRSTIFSKLAPLSKFGIFDVDDNTGHISLNSENLDKALNDNFDAIKEAVTVDLKNNLQDYLDYLTGPTGPITSEQNAYNRQIDYIEKQIDFTNEMIKREMESLKKQLIQTQLFMAKMQDVQARLAQTFTSLNTSTQNK; translated from the coding sequence ATGGCAGGAGAGTTATATTTAAGTAATTTGGCGGGTAACTTTGATTACCAGCAGATTCTTGATCAGATGTATGCAGTTAAAAGTATTAAGATACAACAGTATCAGGTTAGAGAGCAAACTCTACAGGCTAAAGTTTCAGCATTGGGAAAGTTTAATTCTTTGCTAAGTGGATTTAAGTCTGCAGTAGAGCCTCTTTTTGATGATACAATTTTTGATACTAAATCGGTTGCAGTATCTGATGATTCTAAAATTTCAGCTTCAATTTCTGATGAGACATTGGTGGATAGTGGAACCTCTTTTGATGTATCTGTAGTTCAGCTTCCAGAAAATGATATATGGCTTTCCCAGAGTGGAGTTTCTTCCTTAGATACAGCAGTTGCTACTACTGGTGGAACACTTCAGATTTCTTATGGTGGAAGTGTTGTAGCCACTATAGACTATGATACAGATTTAGGAACAGATACGCCTTCTACATTACAGGAGATAGCAGATGCTATAAATTCTCAGCAGGAAGATGTAAAGGCAACGGTTTTTTTTGATGGAACAAACTACAGGCTTCTGCTTTCTGGGAACAGCACTGGAGCTGATAACACAATTTCTATTACCGAGATAGGCGGTGGAGATCTTTTAGATGTTCTCCAGCTTGGAGATAATTATACATCAAGTCATGTTCAAACAGCACAGGATGCAATTATAGAAATTTATGGTGCTCAATTAACAAGCCCTAATGGGGTATTTAATGATGTTGTTCCAGGACTTAGTATTACAGCTAAAGATTTAACCACAACTCCTGTAAATGTTTCAGTTTCTAATGATTATTCAAAAATTAAAAGTGCTCTTTCTTCAATAGTGGATGCGTACAATAAGATAGTTGATTTTATATCTCAAAATACAGGTAAAGGTGGAGTTTTAGCAGGTGATACTACATTAAGCACTATTAGGTCAACTATTTTTTCCAAACTTGCTCCTTTATCCAAGTTCGGAATTTTTGATGTAGATGATAATACAGGCCATATTTCGCTTAACAGTGAGAATTTAGATAAGGCTTTAAATGACAATTTTGATGCTATAAAAGAAGCAGTTACTGTTGATTTGAAAAATAATTTGCAGGACTACCTTGATTATTTAACAGGGCCAACAGGGCCAATTACATCTGAGCAAAATGCATATAATAGACAGATTGATTATATAGAGAAGCAGATAGACTTTACAAATGAGATGATAAAAAGAGAGATGGAAAGCTTGAAGAAGCAGTTAATACAAACACAGCTTTTTATGGCTAAAATGCAGGATGTTCAGGCAAGATTGGCTCAAACATTTACATCTTTAAACACATCTACCCAAAATAAATAG
- a CDS encoding flagellar protein FlaG codes for MEIKNVANLQVSVKMTESQKINQQANLQMQKSSSASNENQQLKKISPKDIEKILEDLQKKISLLNTQLKIEVEKVGDNEEIPVVKVIDKTTNKVIRQIPPEYMLKIAKYIDEITGLLLREKV; via the coding sequence ATGGAAATAAAGAATGTTGCCAATCTTCAAGTTTCTGTAAAGATGACCGAATCTCAGAAAATTAATCAGCAGGCAAATCTGCAGATGCAGAAATCTTCATCCGCGTCTAATGAAAACCAGCAGCTTAAAAAAATATCTCCTAAAGATATTGAGAAGATTCTTGAGGATTTACAGAAGAAAATATCTCTTTTAAATACCCAGCTTAAGATAGAGGTTGAAAAAGTTGGGGATAATGAAGAAATTCCAGTTGTTAAAGTTATAGATAAAACCACAAATAAAGTTATAAGACAGATACCGCCTGAATATATGCTTAAAATTGCAAAGTATATTGATGAGATAACAGGATTGCTTTTAAGAGAGAAAGTGTAA
- a CDS encoding flagellin, with protein MSLRINYNFQAEFTHVNLLKTERNLNTSLERLSTGYRINSAKDDAAGLFIADQLRLVAKALNQGSRNAQDGISAAQIAESSLSQIYDKLTAMYTKAEQAANDTNDPNARAALQTDIEKLRDAILKIASTAEFNGIKLLDGTFQDKVIHFGPRAGQTLSISIASALPQDLGAALVKSNNGNPLITSANTGTYTGSDPTQFNSGEDLIINGTSVVQGFADGDDLDAAKIAQNINENVKGVTATAKNEITGTVEFGTISIGSDDSATITISGPEGNATINLASGQGYDLNAMISLINGVSNNTGVFAKADSTGTKLVLYTQNGGTFNLDFSVSPGATSGNTSIDLAKFGAATSTVVDDTNTTGYIHSIGTITLESPEAITISATGGIDADLGITTGTFNITSLQAIDVTNNTSAEDALKILNGAIKKVDSLRSDLGSIQINLQAIIDNNDFAATQTSEAESRIRNVDFAKEMANFTKQQTLMQSGMAMLAQANQLPQMVLQLLR; from the coding sequence ATGTCCCTCAGGATTAACTACAACTTTCAGGCAGAGTTTACACATGTTAACCTTCTTAAAACAGAGCGTAACTTGAACACATCTTTAGAGAGACTTTCTACAGGTTACAGAATTAACTCTGCTAAAGACGATGCTGCTGGTCTTTTTATCGCTGACCAGTTGAGACTTGTTGCTAAAGCTTTAAATCAAGGTTCAAGAAATGCCCAGGATGGTATTTCTGCAGCTCAGATAGCTGAAAGTTCCCTTTCACAAATCTATGATAAATTGACAGCTATGTACACAAAAGCTGAACAGGCTGCAAATGATACCAATGATCCGAATGCAAGAGCGGCATTACAAACAGATATAGAAAAATTGAGAGATGCTATTTTAAAAATAGCATCTACTGCTGAGTTTAACGGTATAAAACTTTTGGATGGGACATTTCAAGACAAAGTTATTCATTTTGGTCCAAGAGCTGGGCAGACTCTTTCCATTTCTATAGCTAGTGCTCTTCCTCAAGATTTAGGTGCAGCTTTGGTTAAATCAAACAATGGTAATCCTTTAATTACTTCTGCTAATACTGGAACTTATACAGGTTCAGATCCTACTCAATTTAATTCTGGTGAAGATTTAATAATCAATGGAACATCTGTAGTTCAAGGTTTTGCTGATGGAGATGATTTAGATGCTGCTAAGATAGCTCAGAATATTAATGAAAATGTAAAAGGAGTGACTGCAACTGCTAAAAATGAGATTACAGGTACTGTTGAATTTGGAACAATTTCTATAGGAAGTGATGATTCTGCCACAATTACTATTAGTGGGCCAGAAGGCAATGCAACTATAAATTTGGCAAGTGGCCAAGGGTATGATTTGAATGCTATGATAAGTCTAATTAATGGAGTATCTAATAATACAGGAGTTTTCGCAAAAGCAGATTCAACAGGGACAAAACTTGTTCTTTATACTCAAAATGGAGGAACCTTTAACTTAGATTTTTCCGTTTCACCTGGAGCTACATCTGGAAATACGTCAATAGATCTTGCCAAGTTTGGGGCAGCTACGTCAACCGTAGTTGATGATACAAATACTACAGGTTATATACATTCTATAGGAACTATAACTCTTGAGTCACCAGAAGCTATAACTATAAGTGCTACGGGTGGTATTGATGCTGACTTAGGTATAACAACAGGAACTTTCAATATTACCTCTTTACAGGCGATTGATGTTACTAATAATACTTCTGCAGAGGATGCATTAAAGATATTAAATGGAGCAATAAAGAAAGTGGATTCTTTAAGATCAGATCTTGGTTCTATTCAAATAAATCTTCAGGCTATTATTGATAACAACGACTTTGCAGCTACACAAACATCTGAAGCTGAATCACGTATCAGAAACGTTGACTTTGCTAAAGAGATGGCAAACTTTACAAAACAGCAGACTCTTATGCAGTCTGGTATGGCTATGCTTGCTCAGGCGAATCAGCTTCCACAGATGGTTCTTCAGCTTCTAAGATAA
- the hisG gene encoding ATP phosphoribosyltransferase has protein sequence MDRDKITFALPKGRLLEDAVNLLYEVGIDARQTLEKTRKLIFENGKYKFILVKPMDVPTYVYYGAADVGIAGKDVIEEKGLDVYEPLDLKFGFCRLCVAEPERISEPYDIEKLSFIKVATKYPKITDKYFRSRGVHPEIIELYGSVEIAPLLGLTDRIVDLVQTGSTLRANGLKEVDTILVSTARLIVNRASLKTKYEMLKSFIESLRKIVVFEQI, from the coding sequence ATGGACAGAGATAAGATAACTTTTGCTCTTCCAAAAGGCAGATTGCTTGAAGATGCAGTTAACCTGCTTTATGAAGTTGGAATAGATGCAAGGCAGACACTTGAAAAAACGAGAAAGCTTATTTTTGAAAATGGGAAGTATAAGTTTATTCTTGTTAAGCCTATGGATGTTCCCACCTATGTGTATTATGGAGCGGCGGATGTAGGGATAGCAGGTAAGGATGTTATTGAAGAGAAAGGGCTTGATGTGTATGAACCGCTTGACTTAAAGTTTGGATTCTGCCGTCTTTGTGTTGCAGAGCCTGAAAGGATTTCAGAACCTTACGATATAGAAAAGCTCTCTTTCATAAAAGTGGCTACAAAATATCCAAAAATTACCGATAAATATTTTAGAAGCAGGGGAGTTCACCCTGAGATAATAGAGCTTTACGGTTCTGTGGAGATAGCACCGTTACTTGGATTGACAGACAGAATAGTTGACCTTGTTCAAACAGGATCAACTTTGAGAGCTAACGGTCTTAAAGAGGTTGATACTATACTTGTTTCAACTGCAAGGTTGATAGTAAATCGGGCGAGTTTGAAGACGAAGTATGAGATGTTAAAAAGTTTTATTGAATCTTTAAGAAAAATAGTTGTGTTTGAACAAATTTAA
- the purD gene encoding phosphoribosylamine--glycine ligase — protein sequence MKVLIIGSGGREHALAWKVSKSPKVSKVLAIPGNPGIGRLGECINIPITDIKKIADFAESENIDLTIVGPEAPLVAGIVDEFEKRGLKIFGPSKEAARLEGSKVFSKEMMKEFGVPTADFKVFDNPDEAKEYIKEKGAPIVVKADGLAAGKGVTVAQTVEEAIEAIDRIMVNKIFGEAGNRVVVEECLKGEEASYLVISDGERYIPLAPAQDHKAVFDKDKGPNTGGMGAYSPAPVLSPEIEKEVQKKVIEPMIKGMKERGTPFKGILYAGIMITDDGIKTLEFNVRFGDPEAQVILRRLKNDFVDICFDTINGTLPENLNWDERTAICVVLASKGYPGKYEKGKEITGIDEAEKIDDVVVFHAGTAIKDGKLVTNGGRVLNVTAMGKDVKEAIKNVYNAVDKIHFDGMHFRKDIGAKALKRIKE from the coding sequence ATGAAGGTTCTTATAATAGGTTCAGGTGGAAGAGAACATGCACTTGCGTGGAAAGTCTCAAAAAGCCCTAAAGTAAGTAAAGTGCTTGCCATACCGGGAAACCCGGGAATTGGAAGGCTTGGAGAGTGCATTAACATCCCCATCACAGATATCAAAAAAATAGCGGATTTTGCAGAATCTGAAAATATAGACCTAACAATAGTAGGACCTGAAGCTCCACTTGTAGCCGGAATTGTTGATGAATTTGAGAAAAGAGGACTTAAAATTTTTGGACCATCAAAAGAAGCTGCAAGACTTGAAGGAAGTAAAGTTTTCTCAAAGGAGATGATGAAAGAATTTGGAGTGCCAACTGCCGATTTTAAGGTATTTGATAATCCAGATGAAGCAAAAGAATATATAAAAGAAAAAGGCGCTCCAATCGTTGTAAAGGCAGACGGTCTGGCTGCCGGGAAAGGTGTAACAGTAGCCCAAACCGTTGAAGAAGCTATTGAAGCGATAGATAGGATAATGGTTAATAAGATATTTGGAGAAGCAGGGAACAGGGTAGTAGTAGAAGAGTGTCTTAAGGGAGAAGAAGCATCTTACCTTGTAATAAGTGACGGCGAAAGATATATACCTCTTGCACCGGCTCAGGATCACAAAGCGGTATTTGACAAAGATAAAGGACCAAATACCGGCGGAATGGGTGCATACTCTCCAGCTCCAGTTTTATCACCTGAAATTGAAAAAGAGGTTCAAAAAAAGGTTATAGAACCGATGATAAAAGGGATGAAAGAAAGGGGAACCCCATTTAAAGGAATACTTTACGCCGGGATAATGATAACAGATGACGGAATAAAAACACTTGAATTTAATGTAAGGTTTGGCGACCCGGAAGCTCAGGTAATCCTTAGAAGGCTCAAAAACGATTTTGTTGATATCTGCTTTGACACCATAAACGGAACTCTTCCTGAAAACTTAAACTGGGACGAGAGAACAGCAATTTGCGTTGTGCTTGCATCAAAAGGATATCCTGGGAAGTATGAAAAAGGAAAAGAGATAACCGGTATAGATGAAGCAGAAAAAATTGATGATGTTGTGGTATTTCACGCAGGCACAGCAATAAAAGATGGAAAACTTGTAACAAACGGCGGAAGAGTTTTAAACGTAACAGCAATGGGAAAAGACGTAAAAGAGGCTATCAAAAACGTTTATAACGCAGTAGATAAAATCCATTTTGACGGAATGCATTTCAGGAAAGATATCGGAGCAAAAGCTTTAAAAAGAATTAAAGAATAA
- a CDS encoding sodium:calcium antiporter produces MVLYIAFFALVVLVFYSGRNLLIYGDILADKFNLGRSLFGVIFVASITSLPELITGISSVTIAKSPDIAVSNIFGSCMFNFMVFAFVDFLLEDTPMTKKVHHGLSLSAAFGIILIGIAMMPLWLKKELTLGWFSIFSVLILVVYMIAISVTSSYEKRRMKKMIEKTVYEIKEEAISKKEAVIQYIIHSTVIIFAAMLLPYLGKLIAIETGIGESFIGGILLGITTSLPEIAVSMLAVKMDMVEMAVSNILGSNIFNIFTLTVDDLFFTKGSIFVHVSPDQGVLATASIIMAAIIMIELIYRSERKALGRFDYESLAIVAVYLFTFIYIGTR; encoded by the coding sequence ATGGTTCTCTACATAGCATTTTTTGCCCTTGTTGTTCTTGTGTTTTATTCAGGAAGAAATCTATTAATTTACGGAGATATTTTAGCTGATAAGTTTAATCTTGGGAGGAGTCTTTTCGGTGTTATTTTCGTTGCTTCAATTACATCTCTTCCTGAACTTATTACAGGTATAAGTTCTGTTACAATAGCTAAAAGTCCTGATATTGCTGTAAGTAACATCTTTGGAAGCTGTATGTTCAATTTTATGGTGTTTGCGTTTGTTGACTTTCTTCTTGAAGATACTCCGATGACAAAAAAGGTCCATCACGGTTTATCTCTTTCTGCGGCTTTTGGAATTATTCTTATAGGAATTGCTATGATGCCTTTGTGGCTTAAAAAAGAGCTTACTTTAGGCTGGTTCAGTATATTTTCAGTGCTTATTTTGGTTGTATATATGATTGCTATCTCTGTTACTTCTTCCTACGAGAAAAGAAGAATGAAAAAGATGATAGAAAAGACCGTTTATGAGATAAAGGAAGAGGCAATTTCAAAGAAAGAAGCGGTTATTCAGTATATTATTCATAGTACTGTAATAATTTTTGCCGCAATGTTACTTCCTTATCTTGGGAAGCTTATAGCTATAGAGACAGGGATAGGAGAAAGCTTTATAGGTGGAATTCTGCTTGGTATAACGACATCTTTGCCAGAGATAGCCGTTTCTATGCTTGCTGTAAAGATGGATATGGTTGAAATGGCTGTTTCAAATATTTTAGGCAGCAATATTTTTAACATATTTACTCTTACGGTGGATGACCTGTTTTTTACCAAAGGTTCTATTTTTGTCCATGTAAGTCCTGATCAGGGAGTTCTTGCAACGGCTTCTATAATAATGGCTGCCATTATAATGATAGAGCTTATATACCGTTCTGAGAGAAAAGCTCTGGGGCGTTTTGATTATGAATCCCTTGCTATAGTTGCAGTGTATCTTTTCACGTTTATTTATATAGGAACAAGGTAG
- a CDS encoding cation-translocating P-type ATPase: MSFFHSLSVDETLKKLRTSLKGLATSEVKERLKVYGYNALKKEEIKKWQIFLRQFNNPLVFILIGAAVLTAFMGHAKDSLIIVFIILFNGILGFWQELKAISSMEALQKLAEERTVVLRDGKEVEIPVSEVVPGDVVILGEGDVVPADIRLVKSTGLLVDEAILTGESVPVEKNADVIHKEDTPIYKRENVVFKGTVVVRGKALGVVFATGKNTEIGKIAERAKESSPESPLTRALESFSKRWMLVLFLILAVILVVAVLEKRDIYDVIMLIIAELVSAVPEGLPLVVTFVLVIGAVYLSKKKVLVKYLPAVETLGSSTYIVSDKTGTITEGKLKVYSTFAIDKEELYNVAALCNDADIDRGDPLEIALLKWLEEEGINWRLLRQKAVKLWEYPFDTKRRLMAVGVEIDGKKQVLVKGAFESLVELSLKDEAVEKLSKLHDELASQGLRVLAFGVADVSDDKFSIDNLTIKIVGLVGFIDPPKEGVKEAVNTARKAGIRVLMVTGDNPATAAAIARSVDILKEGERVLKGTDIDKMSDGELLEALKNTAVIARATPENKYRIVRVLQSAKEIVAVTGDGVNDVPALKAADLGIAMGGGSQAAREVAKMVITDNNLSVIVEAIKTGREIAKNIRKAIYYLVSCSFGEIFVVTSGFFLNLPLPLQPVQILWINLVTEGVQDKTFAFGKSDKDPMNEKPKKPEEAFFDKKQLKDTAFAAVLMGVLVVAVFVYLLGHGSYERANTAAFTSLAVIQWFNGIQSIKEKPFFANVIETFKVNPYMFLAIFAGFALQLAAVYLLSGVLNTVPLALTDWGYILASGIAFFLMIEVKKWFST; encoded by the coding sequence ATGTCCTTTTTTCATTCCCTTTCTGTTGATGAAACCCTTAAAAAATTAAGAACTTCTTTAAAAGGTTTGGCAACCAGTGAAGTTAAGGAGCGCTTGAAAGTTTACGGATATAATGCCCTTAAAAAAGAGGAGATAAAAAAGTGGCAGATATTTCTAAGACAGTTTAACAACCCGCTTGTTTTTATACTTATAGGTGCTGCTGTATTAACAGCTTTTATGGGGCATGCTAAAGACTCCCTGATTATCGTTTTTATTATTCTTTTTAACGGTATTCTTGGCTTCTGGCAGGAGTTAAAGGCTATATCTTCAATGGAAGCGCTACAAAAATTAGCGGAAGAGAGAACCGTTGTTTTAAGAGATGGAAAAGAGGTTGAAATTCCTGTTTCAGAAGTTGTTCCCGGGGATGTAGTGATTCTTGGTGAAGGGGATGTTGTTCCTGCAGATATAAGGCTTGTAAAATCAACAGGCCTTCTTGTTGATGAGGCGATACTAACCGGAGAGTCTGTTCCTGTTGAAAAGAATGCTGATGTTATTCATAAAGAAGATACTCCGATTTATAAAAGGGAGAATGTTGTTTTTAAAGGAACTGTTGTTGTAAGAGGTAAAGCTTTAGGTGTTGTTTTTGCTACAGGAAAAAATACAGAGATAGGGAAGATAGCAGAAAGAGCAAAAGAGTCATCTCCAGAATCCCCTTTAACCCGTGCTCTTGAGAGTTTTTCAAAAAGATGGATGCTTGTCCTGTTTCTTATTCTTGCTGTTATTCTTGTTGTTGCTGTTCTTGAGAAAAGAGACATCTATGATGTTATTATGCTTATTATTGCTGAGCTTGTTTCTGCTGTTCCTGAAGGGCTTCCACTTGTTGTTACTTTTGTTCTTGTGATAGGTGCTGTTTATCTTTCAAAAAAGAAAGTTCTTGTAAAGTATCTTCCAGCCGTTGAAACCCTTGGAAGTTCCACCTATATAGTTTCAGATAAAACGGGGACTATAACAGAGGGAAAGCTGAAAGTTTATTCCACTTTTGCCATTGATAAAGAGGAGCTTTATAACGTTGCAGCGTTGTGCAACGATGCTGATATTGACAGAGGAGATCCTCTTGAGATTGCACTACTTAAGTGGCTTGAGGAAGAGGGGATTAACTGGAGACTTTTAAGGCAGAAAGCTGTTAAGCTGTGGGAGTATCCTTTTGATACAAAGAGAAGGCTTATGGCGGTGGGTGTAGAAATTGATGGAAAGAAACAGGTACTTGTAAAAGGAGCGTTTGAGTCACTTGTTGAGCTTTCTTTGAAAGATGAAGCGGTTGAAAAGCTTTCAAAACTTCATGATGAACTTGCCTCTCAAGGATTAAGGGTTCTTGCTTTTGGTGTTGCTGATGTTTCTGATGATAAATTTTCCATAGATAATCTGACAATTAAGATTGTGGGACTTGTAGGTTTTATAGACCCTCCGAAAGAAGGGGTTAAGGAAGCTGTAAATACTGCAAGAAAGGCAGGAATAAGGGTGTTGATGGTTACAGGAGATAATCCTGCCACTGCAGCTGCTATAGCACGTTCTGTTGATATTCTGAAAGAAGGTGAAAGGGTATTAAAGGGAACGGATATAGACAAAATGAGTGATGGGGAGCTTCTTGAAGCATTAAAAAACACTGCTGTTATTGCAAGGGCAACGCCTGAGAATAAATACAGAATTGTAAGGGTCCTTCAAAGTGCAAAAGAGATTGTTGCTGTTACAGGTGACGGTGTCAATGATGTGCCGGCTTTAAAAGCTGCTGATTTAGGAATTGCCATGGGTGGAGGTAGTCAGGCTGCAAGGGAAGTAGCAAAAATGGTTATTACAGACAACAATTTATCTGTAATAGTTGAAGCTATTAAAACAGGAAGAGAAATTGCCAAAAACATAAGAAAAGCTATTTACTATCTTGTTTCCTGTAGTTTTGGAGAGATTTTTGTTGTTACTTCAGGATTTTTCCTTAATCTTCCACTTCCACTTCAGCCTGTTCAGATTCTATGGATAAACCTTGTAACTGAGGGTGTTCAGGATAAAACGTTTGCATTTGGGAAAAGTGATAAGGATCCTATGAATGAAAAACCTAAAAAGCCTGAAGAGGCTTTTTTTGATAAAAAACAGCTTAAAGATACTGCGTTTGCGGCGGTTTTAATGGGTGTTCTTGTTGTTGCTGTGTTTGTATATCTTTTAGGTCACGGTTCTTATGAAAGAGCAAACACTGCAGCTTTTACATCTCTTGCTGTTATTCAATGGTTTAACGGAATTCAGTCCATCAAAGAGAAGCCGTTCTTTGCAAATGTTATAGAAACTTTTAAAGTAAATCCGTATATGTTCCTTGCTATATTTGCAGGTTTTGCTCTGCAGCTTGCTGCCGTATATCTGCTTTCGGGAGTGCTTAACACTGTTCCCCTTGCTCTTACCGATTGGGGCTACATACTTGCCAGTGGTATTGCATTCTTCTTAATGATAGAGGTGAAAAAATGGTTCTCTACATAG